Proteins from one Syngnathus scovelli strain Florida chromosome 9, RoL_Ssco_1.2, whole genome shotgun sequence genomic window:
- the tfpt gene encoding TCF3 fusion partner yields MEDFSGLALPPLFGGHILEAELEPGGVELGPGEVELGPGGSELLESAAPEDEERRILDKRKYLALNRRCKEIEQVNHKILSRLHQVQRLTRRLKKERRFLMKTLDAHGDDYRNAQLTMLLEDEPGALSDVAAVDDRINGVSGSASSPAFHHPSGPKKRRHVTPKQEKDKDLQNEADMSVLSDAQFGDMPSPTSLSH; encoded by the exons ATGGAGGACTTCTCTGGTTTGGCACTCCCTCCTCTATTTGGGGGTCACATCCTGGAAGCAGAACTGGAGCCAGGTGGTGTGGAGCTTGGACCTGGGGAG GTGGAATTGGGACCAGGGGGCAGTGAACTGTTGGAGAGCGCTGCCCCAGAGGACGAAGAGAGAAGAATCCTTGATAAGAGGAAATATCTGGCGCTGAACAGACGGTGCAAAGAGATTGAACAG GTGAATCACAAAATTCTCAGTCGCCTTCACCAAGTCCAAAGACTGACACGACGTTTGAAGAAGGAAAGGCG GTTCCTCATGAAGACCCTTGACGCTCATGGTGATGACTACAGAAATGCTCAGCTCACCATGCTGCTGGAG GATGAGCCTGGAGCACTTTCGGATGTCGCTGCTGTGGATGATCGTATAAACGGCGTCTCGGGATCTGCCTCATCTCCCGCTTTTCACCATCCTTCCGGGCCCAAAAAGAGAAGACACGTGACGCCCAAGCAAGAGAAGGACAAAGATTTACAA AATGAAGCCGACATGTCGGTGTTGTCGGACGCGCAGTTTGGTGACATGCCAAGCCCAACCTCACTATCACATTGA
- the ndufa3 gene encoding NADH dehydrogenase [ubiquinone] 1 alpha subcomplex subunit 3, which translates to MAGVAAFLKNAWNKEPVIFVSCTIGLMGLVLPVISPLTKYSGMINAAVPYNYPVPVRDDGNLPDVPVHPCEQRGERLQWLKNL; encoded by the exons ATGGCGG GGGTTGCAGCTTTTTTAAAGAATGCGTGGAATAAGGAGCCTGTCATCTTCGTCTCATGCACCATTGGACTAATGG GTCTTGTGCTCCCAGTAATAAGTCCACTCACAAAGTACTCAGGAATGATCAATGCGGCAGTGCCATACAACTACCCAG TTCCTGTGCGAGATGACGGAAACCTGCCAGATGTTCCTGTGCATCCGTGTGAGCAAAGGGGAGAGAGGCTGCAATGGCTCAAAAACCTTTGA